The following are encoded together in the Fundulus heteroclitus isolate FHET01 chromosome 19, MU-UCD_Fhet_4.1, whole genome shotgun sequence genome:
- the fermt2 gene encoding fermitin family homolog 2 isoform X4: protein MALDGIRMPDGCYADGTWELKMHVTDLHRDVSLRVTGEIHIGGVMLKLVEKLDVKKDWSDHALWWEKKKTWLLKTHWTLDKYGIQADARLLFTPQHKLLRLQLPNMKHMKVKVNFSDRVFKAVSDICKTFNIRHPEELSLLRKPRDPKKKKKKLEEAEEDSLELEGPLLTPGSGSIYSSPGLYSKTMTPTYDSRDGSPLSPTSAWFGDSPLSEGNPSILAVSQSISSPDILVKLYKPQSLLDKAKINQGWLDSSRSLMEQDVKENDVLLLRFKYHSFFDLNPKYDAIRVNQLYEQAKWAILLEEIECTEEEMMMFAALQYHINKLSIMSSDNHMNNSEKEVDEVDAALSDLEITLEGGKTSNTLGDITSIPELADYVKVFKPKKLTLKGYKQYWCTFKDITISCYKSKEEAHGTPAHQMNLRGCEVTPDVNISGQKFNIKLLIPVADGMNEIWLRCDTEKQYAHWMAACRLASKGKTMADSSYNLEVQNILSFLKMQHMNPDPQFIEPITTDINPECLVSPRYLKKYKNKQISARILEAHQNVAQMSLIEAKMRFIQAWQSLPEFGITHFLAKFQGGKKEELIGITYNRLIRMDAHTGDAIKTWRFSNMKQWNVNWEIKMVTVEFADEPSLSFICAEVDCKVVHEFIGGYIFLSTRAKDQNESLDEEMFYKLTSGWV from the exons ATGTGAAGAAGGACTGGTCTGACCACGCCCTGTGgtgggagaagaagaagacatgGCTGCTGAAGACCCACTGGACGCTGGACAAGTACGGCATCCAGGCCGACGCCAGGCTGCTCTTCACGCCACAGCACAAGCTGCTGCGCCTCCAGCTGCCCAACATGAAGCACATGAAGGTCAAGGTGAACTTCTCAGACCGCGTCTTCAAGGCCGTGTCTGACATCTGCAAGACTTTCA ACATCCGCCACCCAGAGGAGTTGTCTCTACTGCGCAAACCTCGCGATcccaagaagaaaaagaaaaagctggagGAGGCAGAAGAGGACAGTCTGGAGTTGGAGGGTCCGCTGTTGACTCCAGGATCTG GGAGTATCTACTCTAGTCCAGGCTTGTACAGTAAGACCATGACCCCCACCTACGATTCCAGGGATGGCAGCCCCCTGTCGCCCACCTCAGCCTGGTTTGGGGACAGCCCCCTGTCGGAGGGCAATCCCAGCATCCTCGCTGTCAGCCAGTCGATATCCTCACCAGACATTCTGGTTAAGCTCTACAAACCCCAGTCCCTGCTGGATAAAGCCAAGATCAATCAAGG GTGGTTGGACTCGTCCAGGTCTCTGATGGAGCAGGATGTGAAGGAGAACGATGTGCTCCTGCTGAGGTTTAAATATCACAGCTTCTTCGACCTTAACCCTAAG TATGATGCCATCCGAGTCAACCAGCTCTATGAACAGGCCAAGTGGGCCATCCTGCTGGAGGAAATCGAGTGCACAGAGGAGGAAATGATGATGTTTGCTGCCCTGCAG TACCACATCAACAAGCTGTCCATCATGTCTTCAGACAACCACATGAATAACAGCGAGAAGGAGGTGGATGAGGTGGATGCAGCGTTGTCTGACCTGGAGATTACTTTGGAGGGAGGGAAAACCTCCAATACGCTG GGTGACATCACATCTATTCCTGAACTAGCGGACTACGTCAAGGTTTTCAA ACCCAAGAAGCTGACGCTAAAGGGCTACAAGCAGTACTGGTGCACGTTCAAGGACATAACGATTTCCTGCTACAAGAGTAAAGAGGAAGCACACGGGACACCCGCACACCAGATGAACCTAAGAG GTTGTGAGGTAACGCCAGATGTGAACATCTCCGGTCAGAAATTCAACATCAAACTGCTAATCCCCGTGGCGGATGGGATGAACGAGATCTGGCTGCGGTGTGACACG GAGAAACAGTACGCTCACTGGATGGCTGCCTGTCGCCTGGCCTCCAAAGGCAAGACCATGGCTGACAGCTCCTACAACCTGGAGGTGCAGAACATTCTGTCCTTCCTCAAGATGCAGCACATGAACCCCGACCCGCAGTTCATTGAGCCAATCACCACTGATATTAACCCAGAGTGCCTGGTGTCCCCGCGGTATCTTAAGAAGTACAAGAACAAGCAG ATTTCAGCCCGGATTCTcgaagcccaccagaacgtggCCCAGATGAGCCTCATCGAGGCCAAGATGCGCTTCATCCAAGCATGGCAGTCCTTGCCAGAGTTTGGGATCACTCATTTCCTGGCAAA GTTCCAGGGAGGAAAGAAGGAGGAGCTGATCGGAATCACCTATAACCGTCTGATCCGGATGGATGCCCACACTGGAGACGCCATTAAGACCTGGCGCTTTAGCAACATGAAGCAGTGGAACGTCAACTGGGAGATCAAGATG GTGACCGTCGAGTTCGCAGACGAGCCCAGCTTGTCCTTCATCTGCGCAGAAGTGGACTGCAAGGTGGTCCACGAGTTCATCGGCGGCTACATCTTCCTGTCGACACGCGCCAAGGACCAGAATGAGTCGCTAGATGAGGAAATGTTCTATAAACTGACCAGCGGCTGGGTCTGA
- the fermt2 gene encoding fermitin family homolog 2 isoform X1 has translation MALDGIRMPDGCYADGTWELKMHVTDLHRDVSLRVTGEIHIGGVMLKLVEKLDVKKDWSDHALWWEKKKTWLLKTHWTLDKYGIQADARLLFTPQHKLLRLQLPNMKHMKVKVNFSDRVFKAVSDICKTFNIRHPEELSLLRKPRDPKKKKKKLEEAEEDSLELEGPLLTPGSASEIIYIGPVKGSIYSSPGLYSKTMTPTYDSRDGSPLSPTSAWFGDSPLSEGNPSILAVSQSISSPDILVKLYKPQSLLDKAKINQGWLDSSRSLMEQDVKENDVLLLRFKYHSFFDLNPKYDAIRVNQLYEQAKWAILLEEIECTEEEMMMFAALQYHINKLSIMSSDNHMNNSEKEVDEVDAALSDLEITLEGGKTSNTLGDITSIPELADYVKVFKPKKLTLKGYKQYWCTFKDITISCYKSKEEAHGTPAHQMNLRGCEVTPDVNISGQKFNIKLLIPVADGMNEIWLRCDTEKQYAHWMAACRLASKGKTMADSSYNLEVQNILSFLKMQHMNPDPQFIEPITTDINPECLVSPRYLKKYKNKQPGYVRDLISARILEAHQNVAQMSLIEAKMRFIQAWQSLPEFGITHFLAKFQGGKKEELIGITYNRLIRMDAHTGDAIKTWRFSNMKQWNVNWEIKMVTVEFADEPSLSFICAEVDCKVVHEFIGGYIFLSTRAKDQNESLDEEMFYKLTSGWV, from the exons ATGTGAAGAAGGACTGGTCTGACCACGCCCTGTGgtgggagaagaagaagacatgGCTGCTGAAGACCCACTGGACGCTGGACAAGTACGGCATCCAGGCCGACGCCAGGCTGCTCTTCACGCCACAGCACAAGCTGCTGCGCCTCCAGCTGCCCAACATGAAGCACATGAAGGTCAAGGTGAACTTCTCAGACCGCGTCTTCAAGGCCGTGTCTGACATCTGCAAGACTTTCA ACATCCGCCACCCAGAGGAGTTGTCTCTACTGCGCAAACCTCGCGATcccaagaagaaaaagaaaaagctggagGAGGCAGAAGAGGACAGTCTGGAGTTGGAGGGTCCGCTGTTGACTCCAGGATCTG CCTCTGAGATAATTTACATCGGACCTGTGAAAG GGAGTATCTACTCTAGTCCAGGCTTGTACAGTAAGACCATGACCCCCACCTACGATTCCAGGGATGGCAGCCCCCTGTCGCCCACCTCAGCCTGGTTTGGGGACAGCCCCCTGTCGGAGGGCAATCCCAGCATCCTCGCTGTCAGCCAGTCGATATCCTCACCAGACATTCTGGTTAAGCTCTACAAACCCCAGTCCCTGCTGGATAAAGCCAAGATCAATCAAGG GTGGTTGGACTCGTCCAGGTCTCTGATGGAGCAGGATGTGAAGGAGAACGATGTGCTCCTGCTGAGGTTTAAATATCACAGCTTCTTCGACCTTAACCCTAAG TATGATGCCATCCGAGTCAACCAGCTCTATGAACAGGCCAAGTGGGCCATCCTGCTGGAGGAAATCGAGTGCACAGAGGAGGAAATGATGATGTTTGCTGCCCTGCAG TACCACATCAACAAGCTGTCCATCATGTCTTCAGACAACCACATGAATAACAGCGAGAAGGAGGTGGATGAGGTGGATGCAGCGTTGTCTGACCTGGAGATTACTTTGGAGGGAGGGAAAACCTCCAATACGCTG GGTGACATCACATCTATTCCTGAACTAGCGGACTACGTCAAGGTTTTCAA ACCCAAGAAGCTGACGCTAAAGGGCTACAAGCAGTACTGGTGCACGTTCAAGGACATAACGATTTCCTGCTACAAGAGTAAAGAGGAAGCACACGGGACACCCGCACACCAGATGAACCTAAGAG GTTGTGAGGTAACGCCAGATGTGAACATCTCCGGTCAGAAATTCAACATCAAACTGCTAATCCCCGTGGCGGATGGGATGAACGAGATCTGGCTGCGGTGTGACACG GAGAAACAGTACGCTCACTGGATGGCTGCCTGTCGCCTGGCCTCCAAAGGCAAGACCATGGCTGACAGCTCCTACAACCTGGAGGTGCAGAACATTCTGTCCTTCCTCAAGATGCAGCACATGAACCCCGACCCGCAGTTCATTGAGCCAATCACCACTGATATTAACCCAGAGTGCCTGGTGTCCCCGCGGTATCTTAAGAAGTACAAGAACAAGCAG CCAGGCTATGTCAGGGATTTG ATTTCAGCCCGGATTCTcgaagcccaccagaacgtggCCCAGATGAGCCTCATCGAGGCCAAGATGCGCTTCATCCAAGCATGGCAGTCCTTGCCAGAGTTTGGGATCACTCATTTCCTGGCAAA GTTCCAGGGAGGAAAGAAGGAGGAGCTGATCGGAATCACCTATAACCGTCTGATCCGGATGGATGCCCACACTGGAGACGCCATTAAGACCTGGCGCTTTAGCAACATGAAGCAGTGGAACGTCAACTGGGAGATCAAGATG GTGACCGTCGAGTTCGCAGACGAGCCCAGCTTGTCCTTCATCTGCGCAGAAGTGGACTGCAAGGTGGTCCACGAGTTCATCGGCGGCTACATCTTCCTGTCGACACGCGCCAAGGACCAGAATGAGTCGCTAGATGAGGAAATGTTCTATAAACTGACCAGCGGCTGGGTCTGA
- the fermt2 gene encoding fermitin family homolog 2 isoform X3: protein MALDGIRMPDGCYADGTWELKMHVTDLHRDVSLRVTGEIHIGGVMLKLVEKLDVKKDWSDHALWWEKKKTWLLKTHWTLDKYGIQADARLLFTPQHKLLRLQLPNMKHMKVKVNFSDRVFKAVSDICKTFNIRHPEELSLLRKPRDPKKKKKKLEEAEEDSLELEGPLLTPGSGSIYSSPGLYSKTMTPTYDSRDGSPLSPTSAWFGDSPLSEGNPSILAVSQSISSPDILVKLYKPQSLLDKAKINQGWLDSSRSLMEQDVKENDVLLLRFKYHSFFDLNPKYDAIRVNQLYEQAKWAILLEEIECTEEEMMMFAALQYHINKLSIMSSDNHMNNSEKEVDEVDAALSDLEITLEGGKTSNTLGDITSIPELADYVKVFKPKKLTLKGYKQYWCTFKDITISCYKSKEEAHGTPAHQMNLRGCEVTPDVNISGQKFNIKLLIPVADGMNEIWLRCDTEKQYAHWMAACRLASKGKTMADSSYNLEVQNILSFLKMQHMNPDPQFIEPITTDINPECLVSPRYLKKYKNKQPGYVRDLISARILEAHQNVAQMSLIEAKMRFIQAWQSLPEFGITHFLAKFQGGKKEELIGITYNRLIRMDAHTGDAIKTWRFSNMKQWNVNWEIKMVTVEFADEPSLSFICAEVDCKVVHEFIGGYIFLSTRAKDQNESLDEEMFYKLTSGWV, encoded by the exons ATGTGAAGAAGGACTGGTCTGACCACGCCCTGTGgtgggagaagaagaagacatgGCTGCTGAAGACCCACTGGACGCTGGACAAGTACGGCATCCAGGCCGACGCCAGGCTGCTCTTCACGCCACAGCACAAGCTGCTGCGCCTCCAGCTGCCCAACATGAAGCACATGAAGGTCAAGGTGAACTTCTCAGACCGCGTCTTCAAGGCCGTGTCTGACATCTGCAAGACTTTCA ACATCCGCCACCCAGAGGAGTTGTCTCTACTGCGCAAACCTCGCGATcccaagaagaaaaagaaaaagctggagGAGGCAGAAGAGGACAGTCTGGAGTTGGAGGGTCCGCTGTTGACTCCAGGATCTG GGAGTATCTACTCTAGTCCAGGCTTGTACAGTAAGACCATGACCCCCACCTACGATTCCAGGGATGGCAGCCCCCTGTCGCCCACCTCAGCCTGGTTTGGGGACAGCCCCCTGTCGGAGGGCAATCCCAGCATCCTCGCTGTCAGCCAGTCGATATCCTCACCAGACATTCTGGTTAAGCTCTACAAACCCCAGTCCCTGCTGGATAAAGCCAAGATCAATCAAGG GTGGTTGGACTCGTCCAGGTCTCTGATGGAGCAGGATGTGAAGGAGAACGATGTGCTCCTGCTGAGGTTTAAATATCACAGCTTCTTCGACCTTAACCCTAAG TATGATGCCATCCGAGTCAACCAGCTCTATGAACAGGCCAAGTGGGCCATCCTGCTGGAGGAAATCGAGTGCACAGAGGAGGAAATGATGATGTTTGCTGCCCTGCAG TACCACATCAACAAGCTGTCCATCATGTCTTCAGACAACCACATGAATAACAGCGAGAAGGAGGTGGATGAGGTGGATGCAGCGTTGTCTGACCTGGAGATTACTTTGGAGGGAGGGAAAACCTCCAATACGCTG GGTGACATCACATCTATTCCTGAACTAGCGGACTACGTCAAGGTTTTCAA ACCCAAGAAGCTGACGCTAAAGGGCTACAAGCAGTACTGGTGCACGTTCAAGGACATAACGATTTCCTGCTACAAGAGTAAAGAGGAAGCACACGGGACACCCGCACACCAGATGAACCTAAGAG GTTGTGAGGTAACGCCAGATGTGAACATCTCCGGTCAGAAATTCAACATCAAACTGCTAATCCCCGTGGCGGATGGGATGAACGAGATCTGGCTGCGGTGTGACACG GAGAAACAGTACGCTCACTGGATGGCTGCCTGTCGCCTGGCCTCCAAAGGCAAGACCATGGCTGACAGCTCCTACAACCTGGAGGTGCAGAACATTCTGTCCTTCCTCAAGATGCAGCACATGAACCCCGACCCGCAGTTCATTGAGCCAATCACCACTGATATTAACCCAGAGTGCCTGGTGTCCCCGCGGTATCTTAAGAAGTACAAGAACAAGCAG CCAGGCTATGTCAGGGATTTG ATTTCAGCCCGGATTCTcgaagcccaccagaacgtggCCCAGATGAGCCTCATCGAGGCCAAGATGCGCTTCATCCAAGCATGGCAGTCCTTGCCAGAGTTTGGGATCACTCATTTCCTGGCAAA GTTCCAGGGAGGAAAGAAGGAGGAGCTGATCGGAATCACCTATAACCGTCTGATCCGGATGGATGCCCACACTGGAGACGCCATTAAGACCTGGCGCTTTAGCAACATGAAGCAGTGGAACGTCAACTGGGAGATCAAGATG GTGACCGTCGAGTTCGCAGACGAGCCCAGCTTGTCCTTCATCTGCGCAGAAGTGGACTGCAAGGTGGTCCACGAGTTCATCGGCGGCTACATCTTCCTGTCGACACGCGCCAAGGACCAGAATGAGTCGCTAGATGAGGAAATGTTCTATAAACTGACCAGCGGCTGGGTCTGA
- the fermt2 gene encoding fermitin family homolog 2 isoform X2, with translation MALDGIRMPDGCYADGTWELKMHVTDLHRDVSLRVTGEIHIGGVMLKLVEKLDVKKDWSDHALWWEKKKTWLLKTHWTLDKYGIQADARLLFTPQHKLLRLQLPNMKHMKVKVNFSDRVFKAVSDICKTFNIRHPEELSLLRKPRDPKKKKKKLEEAEEDSLELEGPLLTPGSASEIIYIGPVKGSIYSSPGLYSKTMTPTYDSRDGSPLSPTSAWFGDSPLSEGNPSILAVSQSISSPDILVKLYKPQSLLDKAKINQGWLDSSRSLMEQDVKENDVLLLRFKYHSFFDLNPKYDAIRVNQLYEQAKWAILLEEIECTEEEMMMFAALQYHINKLSIMSSDNHMNNSEKEVDEVDAALSDLEITLEGGKTSNTLGDITSIPELADYVKVFKPKKLTLKGYKQYWCTFKDITISCYKSKEEAHGTPAHQMNLRGCEVTPDVNISGQKFNIKLLIPVADGMNEIWLRCDTEKQYAHWMAACRLASKGKTMADSSYNLEVQNILSFLKMQHMNPDPQFIEPITTDINPECLVSPRYLKKYKNKQISARILEAHQNVAQMSLIEAKMRFIQAWQSLPEFGITHFLAKFQGGKKEELIGITYNRLIRMDAHTGDAIKTWRFSNMKQWNVNWEIKMVTVEFADEPSLSFICAEVDCKVVHEFIGGYIFLSTRAKDQNESLDEEMFYKLTSGWV, from the exons ATGTGAAGAAGGACTGGTCTGACCACGCCCTGTGgtgggagaagaagaagacatgGCTGCTGAAGACCCACTGGACGCTGGACAAGTACGGCATCCAGGCCGACGCCAGGCTGCTCTTCACGCCACAGCACAAGCTGCTGCGCCTCCAGCTGCCCAACATGAAGCACATGAAGGTCAAGGTGAACTTCTCAGACCGCGTCTTCAAGGCCGTGTCTGACATCTGCAAGACTTTCA ACATCCGCCACCCAGAGGAGTTGTCTCTACTGCGCAAACCTCGCGATcccaagaagaaaaagaaaaagctggagGAGGCAGAAGAGGACAGTCTGGAGTTGGAGGGTCCGCTGTTGACTCCAGGATCTG CCTCTGAGATAATTTACATCGGACCTGTGAAAG GGAGTATCTACTCTAGTCCAGGCTTGTACAGTAAGACCATGACCCCCACCTACGATTCCAGGGATGGCAGCCCCCTGTCGCCCACCTCAGCCTGGTTTGGGGACAGCCCCCTGTCGGAGGGCAATCCCAGCATCCTCGCTGTCAGCCAGTCGATATCCTCACCAGACATTCTGGTTAAGCTCTACAAACCCCAGTCCCTGCTGGATAAAGCCAAGATCAATCAAGG GTGGTTGGACTCGTCCAGGTCTCTGATGGAGCAGGATGTGAAGGAGAACGATGTGCTCCTGCTGAGGTTTAAATATCACAGCTTCTTCGACCTTAACCCTAAG TATGATGCCATCCGAGTCAACCAGCTCTATGAACAGGCCAAGTGGGCCATCCTGCTGGAGGAAATCGAGTGCACAGAGGAGGAAATGATGATGTTTGCTGCCCTGCAG TACCACATCAACAAGCTGTCCATCATGTCTTCAGACAACCACATGAATAACAGCGAGAAGGAGGTGGATGAGGTGGATGCAGCGTTGTCTGACCTGGAGATTACTTTGGAGGGAGGGAAAACCTCCAATACGCTG GGTGACATCACATCTATTCCTGAACTAGCGGACTACGTCAAGGTTTTCAA ACCCAAGAAGCTGACGCTAAAGGGCTACAAGCAGTACTGGTGCACGTTCAAGGACATAACGATTTCCTGCTACAAGAGTAAAGAGGAAGCACACGGGACACCCGCACACCAGATGAACCTAAGAG GTTGTGAGGTAACGCCAGATGTGAACATCTCCGGTCAGAAATTCAACATCAAACTGCTAATCCCCGTGGCGGATGGGATGAACGAGATCTGGCTGCGGTGTGACACG GAGAAACAGTACGCTCACTGGATGGCTGCCTGTCGCCTGGCCTCCAAAGGCAAGACCATGGCTGACAGCTCCTACAACCTGGAGGTGCAGAACATTCTGTCCTTCCTCAAGATGCAGCACATGAACCCCGACCCGCAGTTCATTGAGCCAATCACCACTGATATTAACCCAGAGTGCCTGGTGTCCCCGCGGTATCTTAAGAAGTACAAGAACAAGCAG ATTTCAGCCCGGATTCTcgaagcccaccagaacgtggCCCAGATGAGCCTCATCGAGGCCAAGATGCGCTTCATCCAAGCATGGCAGTCCTTGCCAGAGTTTGGGATCACTCATTTCCTGGCAAA GTTCCAGGGAGGAAAGAAGGAGGAGCTGATCGGAATCACCTATAACCGTCTGATCCGGATGGATGCCCACACTGGAGACGCCATTAAGACCTGGCGCTTTAGCAACATGAAGCAGTGGAACGTCAACTGGGAGATCAAGATG GTGACCGTCGAGTTCGCAGACGAGCCCAGCTTGTCCTTCATCTGCGCAGAAGTGGACTGCAAGGTGGTCCACGAGTTCATCGGCGGCTACATCTTCCTGTCGACACGCGCCAAGGACCAGAATGAGTCGCTAGATGAGGAAATGTTCTATAAACTGACCAGCGGCTGGGTCTGA